Proteins encoded within one genomic window of Eleutherodactylus coqui strain aEleCoq1 chromosome 1, aEleCoq1.hap1, whole genome shotgun sequence:
- the B3GNT7 gene encoding UDP-GlcNAc:betaGal beta-1,3-N-acetylglucosaminyltransferase 7, translated as MLQWKRRVYKSVCITFCLVIMLTVFQRGTSPGLLFTQSSMDSEELLSTMKRDTYPVPNGFWAAKTVEQMTTASVTDAYPTEWDVNSINCTANSNLTNLDWFKTMEPNFKQFLLYRHCRYFPMIINNPQKCSGDIELLIVVKSIITQHDRRDVIRKTWGKEKEVNGKKIRTVFLLGTAMKEEERANYQKLLEFENQIYGDILQWNFLDSFFNLTLKEVHFLKWMTIYCQHVRYVFKGDDDVFVSPSNIFDFLDDNSTPDLFVGDVLYKARPIRKKENKYYIPSSLYSKNLYPPYAGGGGFIMAGSLVKRLFKASETLDLYPIDDVFLGMCLEVIQVKPILHEGFKTFGIVKNKNSKMNKEPCFYRSMLVVHKLLPAELLQMWELVHSNLTCSRKINML; from the exons ATGTTGCAGTG GAAAAGAAGAGTCTACAAAAGCGTGTGCATCACCTTCTGCTTGGTAATCATGTTGACCGTCTTCCAGAGGGGGACATCCCCTGGACTTCTTTTCACGCAAAGCAGTATGGATTCAGAGGAGCTTTTGAGTACTATGAAAAGGGACACCTATCCTGTCCCAAATGGGTTTTGGGCAGCCAAGACAGTGGAACAGATGACAACTGCTTCTGTTACTGATGCATATCCTACTGAATGGGATGTAAATTCCATCAACTGCACAGCTAATTCGAATCTTACTAATTTGGACTGGTTCAAGACAATGGAACCTAACTTCAAGCAATTTCTTCTGTACCGTCACTGTCGTTATTTTCCCATGATTATTAATAACCCACAGAAATGCAGTGGAGACATCGAACTTTTGATTGTGGTTAAGTCCATAATAACTCAGCATGACCGCAGGGATGTAATTCGTAAAACCTGGGGAAAGGAGAAAGAAGTTAATGGCAAAAAAATAAGAACTGTATTTCTTCTAGGTACTGCCATGAAGGAAGAGGAGCGAGCCAATTATCAAAAACTGTTGGAATTTGAGAACCAGATATATGGAGATATTCTACAATGGAACTTTCTAGATTCCTTTTTTAACCTAACTCTAAAGGAAGTGCACTTTCTAAAGTGGATGACTATCTACTGTCAGCATGTTAGATATGTTTTCAAAGGGGATGATGATGTATTtgtcagccccagtaatatttttgACTTTTTAGATGACAATAGCACACCAGACCTCTTTGTAGGAGACGTACTCTACAAAGCACGACCCATCCGAAAAAAAGAGAATAAATACTACATCCCAAGCTCCCTGTATAGTAAAAATCTCTATCCTCCGTACGCTGGTGGTGGTGGATTCATCATGGCAGGTTCTTTGGTGAAGAGACTATTCAAAGCTTCAGAAACCTTGGATCTTTATCCTATTGATGATGTGTTTTTGGGGATGTGTCTAGAAGTCATTCAGGTCAAGCCAATATTGCACGAAGGGTTTAAAACATTTGGCATTGTAAAGAATAAAAACAGCAAGATGAACAAAGAGCCATGTTTTTATCGCAGTATGCTTGTTGTCCACAAACTGCTACCTGCTGAACTACTACAGATGTGGGAACTTGTACATAGTAACTTAACCTGTTCTCGGAAAATCAATATGCTTTAG